The proteins below are encoded in one region of bacterium:
- a CDS encoding YlxR family protein has protein sequence MADLRSRRATPERTCLACGRKRAKTELLRISHQSGTFVIDARQNLPGRGAYLCPTDACAELLLRRKGLHHGFRREVPAAVYLQIIDFVRQAATAAD, from the coding sequence TTGGCTGATCTCCGCTCACGACGGGCAACGCCGGAGCGGACGTGCCTGGCCTGCGGCCGCAAGCGGGCAAAAACCGAGCTGTTGCGCATCAGCCATCAGTCCGGCACCTTTGTCATTGACGCCCGCCAAAACTTGCCCGGCCGCGGCGCCTATCTGTGCCCGACGGATGCCTGTGCCGAGTTGTTGCTGCGCCGGAAAGGGTTGCATCACGGTTTTCGCCGGGAAGTGCCCGCTGCTGTTTATCTGCAGATTATTGATTTCGTGCGGCAAGCGGCAACCGCCGCGGATTGA
- a CDS encoding phosphatase PAP2 family protein — MQNHIPHFHDFWRHRLLLFDKLTLGYLVLVPVLILLSGKHVHLWPVIAVAHPLLIAGLLALIRYQQRLPVALRWLRDWYPVLLFTFFFSTIGRLVTLFLPFWLEPFLLRSDVWFLQQHPWEFFARHLTPLTTEIFSFAYWSYYLLIPLVAAVHYLPLRLSRDVAPTKPAFDGVMARLCLVMYTCYACFLLLPARGPHHVLNLDHDLLFAGGWFYSSILFIQAKGSVVGAAFPSSHVAAAWAALFTLRQSFRRLFWTVLPLVLLLSASTFVIQYHYIIDSVGGILVAVAVEALMTRREKREQAERLSFTTAGRRVLEPAARSQW, encoded by the coding sequence ATGCAGAATCACATCCCTCACTTTCACGATTTCTGGCGGCACCGCCTGTTGCTGTTCGACAAACTGACGCTCGGTTATCTCGTTCTCGTGCCGGTGTTGATTCTGCTTTCCGGCAAGCACGTGCACTTGTGGCCGGTCATTGCCGTGGCTCATCCCCTGCTTATTGCCGGCCTCCTCGCGCTGATTCGATACCAGCAACGACTGCCCGTTGCGCTGCGTTGGCTGCGCGATTGGTACCCGGTGCTGCTGTTCACCTTCTTCTTCAGCACCATCGGCCGTCTGGTCACGCTCTTCCTGCCGTTTTGGCTCGAGCCGTTTCTGCTGCGCAGCGACGTTTGGTTTTTGCAGCAGCATCCCTGGGAGTTCTTTGCGCGGCACCTTACCCCGCTGACGACGGAAATCTTCTCCTTCGCGTATTGGAGCTACTATCTGCTGATCCCGCTGGTGGCGGCCGTGCATTATCTGCCGTTGCGACTGAGCCGCGACGTTGCTCCCACTAAGCCGGCTTTTGACGGTGTGATGGCGCGGCTGTGCCTGGTGATGTACACCTGCTATGCCTGCTTTCTGCTGCTGCCCGCGCGCGGCCCGCATCACGTGCTCAATCTCGATCACGACTTGTTGTTTGCCGGTGGCTGGTTCTACAGCTCGATATTGTTCATTCAGGCGAAAGGCTCGGTGGTGGGCGCCGCTTTTCCGAGTTCGCATGTTGCCGCTGCCTGGGCGGCGCTGTTCACCTTGCGCCAAAGCTTTCGCAGATTGTTCTGGACGGTGCTGCCGCTGGTGCTGCTGCTGTCCGCCTCCACGTTTGTGATTCAGTATCACTACATCATCGACTCAGTCGGCGGCATTTTGGTGGCGGTGGCGGTCGAAGCGCTGATGACGCGGCGAGAAAAACGTGAGCAGGCCGAGCGGCTTTCGTTCACAACCGCCGGCCGGCGGGTGCTGGAGCCAGCCGCACGGTCGCAATGGTGA
- a CDS encoding rhomboid family intramembrane serine protease — MSIYGQSHRFGIGSAWTPAVKTLILANIVCFVLQNLVDLVFKVDYLQAWFALSPLSSLAQPAQLAFREDFAVWQLFTYMFLHGDIWHILFNMLVLWMFGCELERFWGTKEFFRYYVICGVGAGLVHLLLNFNSAIPVLGASGAIFGVLAAFGLTFPDMIITFLLFFILPVQLRAKYLVMIVAAIALYLGVRGPADGVAHFAHLGGMLVGFLYLKVNWPWKSSGRRNFDYQSYSPPGGHSPGFFAKISDWFKRRAEARRRMEIVRRRQDEMHLRERVDAILDKINEVGFDNLTPEEKQILKRASQSLNQENIRSQDFGPN, encoded by the coding sequence ATGAGCATCTACGGGCAATCCCATCGTTTTGGCATCGGTTCCGCTTGGACACCGGCGGTCAAGACGTTGATTCTTGCCAATATCGTCTGCTTCGTGCTGCAGAATCTCGTGGATCTGGTCTTCAAGGTCGATTACCTGCAGGCCTGGTTCGCGCTCTCGCCGCTTTCCAGCCTGGCGCAGCCGGCTCAGCTCGCCTTCCGCGAGGACTTCGCAGTGTGGCAGCTCTTCACCTACATGTTCCTGCACGGCGACATCTGGCACATTCTCTTCAACATGCTGGTGTTGTGGATGTTCGGCTGCGAGCTGGAGCGCTTCTGGGGAACGAAGGAATTTTTCCGCTACTATGTCATCTGCGGCGTGGGCGCCGGCTTGGTGCACCTGTTGCTCAATTTCAACTCGGCGATTCCCGTGCTGGGGGCTTCGGGCGCGATCTTCGGCGTGCTGGCTGCATTTGGCCTGACCTTCCCGGACATGATCATCACCTTCCTGCTGTTCTTCATCCTGCCGGTGCAGCTCCGGGCGAAGTATTTGGTCATGATCGTAGCGGCCATTGCGCTCTACCTGGGCGTGCGTGGCCCGGCGGACGGTGTGGCCCACTTTGCGCACTTGGGTGGGATGCTGGTAGGTTTTCTTTACCTCAAAGTCAATTGGCCGTGGAAAAGCTCCGGCCGGCGAAACTTCGACTACCAATCCTACTCGCCGCCCGGCGGCCATTCGCCCGGGTTTTTCGCCAAGATCTCGGATTGGTTCAAGCGCCGCGCCGAAGCCCGGCGACGGATGGAAATCGTGCGGCGCCGCCAGGATGAGATGCACCTGCGCGAAAGGGTCGACGCCATTTTGGACAAGATTAATGAAGTCGGATTCGACAACCTTACTCCCGAAGAAAAACAAATTCTCAAACGGGCCAGCCAATCGCTCAACCAGGAAAATATCCGCTCGCAAGATTTCGGCCCCAATTGA
- the tyrS gene encoding tyrosine--tRNA ligase has product MTNAYDILLERGFVEQVSEEERLRQLLSETTITCYVGYDPTAASLHVGNLLSIMMLGHLQRAGHRPIALLGGGTAMIGDPSGRTELRKMLSREQIVDNGRRIQQQFSRVLDFGAGGALLIDNADWLLELNYVEFLREIGRHFSVNRMLAAEAYKIRLETGLSFLEFNYQLLQAYDFLMLYRRHGCRLQMGGNDQWGNILAGVELIRRVEGQEAFALTAPLLTTAGGQKMGKTAAGAVWLDPELMPPFDFYQYWINVDDRDVVRLLQLYTFLPLSAISRFRQVQGAELREAKSLLAFEVTKLIHGEAAARNAREAALALFAESGDGTGAPQVVMNSGLFKEGIGIVDLFHAAGLASSKSEARRLIQQGGAYVNRRRIESIAERVGLSDFEEGELLLRAGKKRYQRVVIESD; this is encoded by the coding sequence ATGACCAACGCCTACGACATTCTGCTCGAGCGCGGCTTTGTGGAACAAGTTTCCGAGGAAGAACGGCTGCGCCAGCTTCTCAGCGAAACCACCATCACTTGCTACGTCGGCTATGACCCGACTGCGGCCAGCCTGCACGTCGGCAATCTGCTTTCCATCATGATGCTGGGGCATCTGCAGCGCGCCGGGCACCGGCCCATCGCATTGTTGGGCGGCGGCACTGCCATGATCGGTGATCCCAGCGGCAGGACCGAATTGCGCAAGATGCTCTCGCGCGAACAAATCGTCGACAACGGCCGCCGGATTCAACAGCAATTCAGCCGTGTGCTGGATTTCGGCGCCGGCGGCGCGCTGTTGATTGACAATGCCGACTGGCTGCTGGAGTTGAACTACGTCGAGTTTCTGCGCGAGATCGGCCGGCACTTCAGCGTCAATCGCATGCTCGCTGCCGAAGCCTACAAGATCCGTCTCGAGACCGGGCTGTCGTTCCTCGAATTCAATTATCAACTGCTGCAGGCGTATGATTTTCTGATGCTGTATCGCCGCCACGGCTGCCGCCTGCAAATGGGCGGTAACGATCAGTGGGGCAACATTCTCGCGGGCGTGGAGTTGATCCGCCGCGTCGAGGGGCAGGAAGCCTTCGCGCTCACTGCGCCGCTGCTGACCACTGCCGGCGGCCAAAAAATGGGCAAAACCGCCGCCGGCGCAGTCTGGCTCGATCCGGAATTGATGCCGCCTTTTGATTTCTATCAATACTGGATCAACGTCGATGACCGCGACGTGGTGCGGCTGCTGCAGTTGTACACCTTCCTGCCGCTCAGCGCGATCAGCCGTTTCCGCCAAGTGCAAGGCGCGGAGTTGCGCGAGGCCAAATCCCTACTGGCCTTCGAAGTGACCAAACTCATCCACGGCGAAGCGGCGGCGCGCAACGCCCGCGAGGCGGCGTTGGCGCTGTTTGCCGAGAGCGGGGATGGCACCGGCGCGCCGCAAGTCGTCATGAATTCCGGCTTATTCAAAGAAGGTATCGGCATCGTCGACTTGTTTCACGCCGCCGGCTTGGCGTCTTCGAAGAGCGAGGCGCGCCGCCTCATCCAGCAGGGCGGTGCGTATGTCAATCGCCGCCGCATCGAATCGATCGCAGAGCGGGTGGGCTTGTCTGATTTTGAAGAGGGGGAGTTGCTGTTGCGCGCGGGCAAGAAGCGTTATCAGCGCGTGGTGATCGAATCGGACTGA
- the smpB gene encoding SsrA-binding protein SmpB, translating to MAQSERKIIAQNRKARHDYEILATYEAGIVLQGTEVKSLRDGRANLKDAYAAVREDEVWLYGVHISPYSHGNINNHEPERDRKLLLHRNEIRRLIGKTKETGLTLVPLQLYFKNGKVKVELALAKGKKQYDKRQAIAKRDSDRELARTFRAKRAAVP from the coding sequence ATGGCACAATCCGAACGAAAAATCATCGCGCAGAACCGCAAGGCGCGACATGACTACGAGATTCTCGCCACCTATGAAGCCGGCATCGTGCTGCAAGGTACGGAAGTGAAGAGCCTGCGCGACGGTCGCGCCAATCTCAAAGACGCTTATGCTGCCGTGCGCGAAGATGAGGTCTGGCTTTACGGCGTGCACATCAGCCCATACTCGCACGGCAACATCAATAACCATGAGCCCGAGCGCGACCGCAAGCTGCTGCTGCATCGCAACGAGATTCGCCGCTTGATCGGCAAGACCAAGGAAACCGGTTTGACGCTCGTGCCGCTGCAGCTCTATTTCAAGAACGGCAAAGTCAAAGTGGAGCTGGCACTCGCCAAAGGCAAGAAACAATACGACAAACGCCAGGCCATTGCCAAACGTGATTCCGACCGCGAGTTGGCGCGCACGTTTCGCGCCAAGCGGGCAGCCGTGCCTTGA